In Colletotrichum higginsianum IMI 349063 chromosome 1, whole genome shotgun sequence, one genomic interval encodes:
- a CDS encoding Sec34-like family protein: protein MYDDSWYSFVPDVAKKATSAAPGPVHRRKESLLQQSNGIPQASSAPETLDEILEGVEDRNTPPEATVLRRAKSYSDFYHVVRAQLAKDEQRKKRRRRKDKTWDALDIAADTTDSKTDHRPVLSLYEDELREASQHEYLLYNDQLTLTERHLDTLIDDTNAALKLLTTLSESFQSVEAQTSSFQSRCEDLLSEQLRLEKLADEVGTDLHFYAYLDNVSRRLNAPGAGRLVDDDSFGEILRNLDSCIGFMSKHTNYRDAESYLARYEALLTKALHLLEVGFTNRLESISSEISGLIAGTKSEATRHAVAYGRFEEMILDSYSLIPNVHKVVSSVYDQYGLPIASVAKDIYSNTTSNLFSSYLGFRDRDLKPIVQHDQDEFKKEIKDLSVETASRNYIKQSFERAFNEANLFSKIFGLDLQWSSDPESAYGVLKSNQRSLVNPANLVQIAANLQSALQTADLDTICSVVGWLTNEYLVLDYDEEESPFARQCRELSARLLTEHLWIFTDSAFEGEITKTIAKAVVKDETLTIGPVVNGVSSSNAFPPVKQALKLLAMYDQAMPKERSQKNSQVVFKIVRETIQILQRAEARIKSIRAGTDADLFMVKNLLIVKNELVSLEIGDIRGDAAAMQHFGHIWDNLSPQSWVGFVSNIIGGSLWSRAAPQQASVTAKTLTVEDMSEQLDELLRQSIVAFTQRWGALTNDARARKPGVKPIGKVEKELDEVLQRAFSNQPEVIAKLKEAIQINAQAQEAAQEEKKGIRRY, encoded by the exons ATGTACGACGACTCCTGGTACAGCTTCGTGCCAGACGTGGCCAAGAAAGCCACCTCGGCCGCTCCGGGTCCTGTCCACCGCCGCAAGGAGTCGCTGTTGCAGCAATCTAAC GGCATTCCACAAGCTTCCAGTGCTCCGGAGACTCTCGACGAAATCTTAGAGGGGGTTGAGGATCGCAACACCCCTCCCGAAGCAACTGTGCTCCGCCGCGCAAAGTCATACTCTGACTTTTACCACGTTGTTCGAGCTCAATTGGCCAAGGATGAGCAGAGAAAGAAGCGCAGACGGAGGAAGGACAAGACATGGGATGCCTTGGATATCGCGGCCGACACCACCGACTCCAAGACAGACCACCGCCCAGTTCTGAGCCTGTATGAGGATGAATTGCGCGAGGCTAGCCAGCATGAGTATTT ACTTTACAACGACCAGCTCACCCTCACCGAACGACACCTCGATACACTCATCGATGACACAAATGCAGCGCTGAAGCTCCTGACGACGCTGTCCGAGTCATTCCAATCCGTCGAGGCACAGACGAGCTCGTTCCAGTCTCGGTGCGAGGACCTTTTGTCGGAACAGCTCAggctcgagaagctggcaGATGAAGTCGGCACCGATCTCCACTTCTACGCCTACCTCGACAACGTCTCCAGGAGACTCAATGCCCCTGGTGCTGGACGGTTGGTTGACGACGACTCTTTTGGCGAGATTCTGAGGAACCTAGACTCCTGCATTGGCTTCATGTCAAAACAC ACAAACTACCGCGATGCCGAGTCGTACCTGGCTCGCTATGAAGCGTTGTTGACCAAGGCGCTCCACCTGCTCGAAGTGGGCTTCACCAACCGGTTGGAAAGCATATCGTCCGAGATCTCTGGCCTGATTGCGGGAACCAAGTCAGAGGCCACTCGACACGCGGTCGCATATGGACGTTTCGAGGAGATGATACTCGATTCGTACTCTTTAATCCCTAATGTTCACAAGGTTGTGAGCAGTGTGTACGATCAATATGGCCTTCCGATCGCCAGTGTTGCCAAGGATATCTATTCCAACACCACTAGCAACCTTTTCAGCTCTTACCTGGGTTTTCGGGACCGCGACCTCAAGCCCATTGTGCAGCATGATCAGGACGAGTTCAAGAAGGAAATCAAAGACCTATCCGTCGAGACAGCCTCGAGGAATTACATCAAACAGAGCTTTGAGCGCGCTTTCAATGAGGCCAATTTGTTCTCCAAGATCTTTGGCCTGGACCTGCAGTGGAGTTCTGACCCAGAATCGGCCTACGGGGTCCTCAAATCCAACCAGAGGTCTCTTGTCAACCCCGCAAACCTCGTGCAGATAGCCGCCAACCTACAGTCAGCGTTGCAAACGGCAGACCTGGACACTATTTGCAGCGTTGTGGGATGGCTGACCAACGAGTATCTGGTCCTCGACTACGACGAAGAAGAATCGCCTTTCGCGCGCCAGTGTCGAGAGCTCAGCGCCAGGCTGCTGACCGAGCATCTCTGGATCTTTACAGACAGCGCATTCGAGGGGGAGATCACTAAGACGATCGCGAAGGCTGTGGTGAAGGATGAGACCCTGACCATCGGGCCCGTCGTCAATGGCGTCTCTTCCTCAAACGCCTTCCCGCCTGTCAAACAAGCACTTAAACTCCTGGCCATGTACGACCAGGCCATGCCCAAGGAACGAAGC CAAAAAAATAGCCAAGTCGTCTTCAAGATCGTTCGTGAAACCATTCAGATACTCCAGCGCGCCGAAGCTCGTATCAAGTCCATCAGAGCAGGAACAGACGCCGACTTATTCATGGTAAAAAATCTTCTCATCGTCAAGAACGAGCTCGTATCCCTCGAGATCGGCGACATCCGAGGCGACGCAGCGGCAATGCAGCACTTCGGCCACATTTGGGATAACCTGAGCCCCCAGAGCTGGGTGGGCTTCGTCAGCAacatcatcggcggctccCTCTGGTCGCGTGCTGCGCCGCAGCAGGCATCTGTCACGGCCAAGACACTGACGGTCGAAGACATGAGCGAGCAGCTGGATGAGCTGCTGAGGCAGTCCATCGTCGCTTTCACCCAGCGATGGGGAGCCCTAACGAATGATGCCCGCGCTAGGAAGCCGGGCGTGAAGCCGAtcggcaaggtcgagaaggagctggacgaggtgCTTCAGAGAGCT
- a CDS encoding Mitochondrial protein, with product MKACRTATRNAGASLTAQRCAAVARRHASSGPRRPGEKSVLGKATALLLTAGAAGGLYYADDYFNGPLKQYFNPEADKDAELRKPKYQKAEIEFEKERKAALSKEENRDLISSQHLQVKQSWENPGVYAWGSNVGKVIDPNSKETVVKLPRRIKYFDGQLLRDIKLCQDFGAAVTEKGNLVQWGLGFSNTDPSPVETLKGKDISKITISNDRIIALSSNGSVYSVPASQSGLVSGSKSLQQPQQSSSSWIPFWSSVGPESVRFRDLTPKNLAWGEKVTDISSGLQHSLLLTSKGRVFSAAASTVEFPSKGQMGVPGLSWTSRPAGPYDQPHEVTGLSGFNVAKIAAGDFHSAALTKDGKLFTFGDNTYGQLGLPAELMYQKVDAPALLPTAKLYANTGLIPKITTIAAGGNNTFFTVDATEANNEDAGGDLAPARRMPKVTADLWACGQGVYGALGTGKWTHVTPGPVKVKALSSLFEFDEKNNCMAPIRLSHVSVGSTHASATMDNVTRTGATTSSSDHDTNWGADVLFWGGNEHYQLGTGKRNNLNTPSYIGVLDGGAGDALLGRAGEVHRFQLTPRQTVRLGKDGKGRKVTLEQKVECGRFVTAAYSAV from the coding sequence ATGAAGGCTTGCAGGACAGCTACACGCAACGCCGGCGCGTCTCTTACAGCTCAGAGATgcgccgccgtggcccgCCGCCATGCCAGCTCTGGCCCCCGCCGTCCCGGTGAGAAGTCGGTCCTGGGCAAGGCAACTGCTTTGCTTCTCACTGCAGGAGCCGCGGGTGGTCTGTACTACGCCGATGATTACTTCAACGGGCCCCTGAAGCAATACTTCAACCCCGAAGCTGACAAGGATGCTGAGCTGCGCAAGCCAAAGTACCAAAAGGCCGAAATCGAGTTCgagaaggaaaggaaggCGGCACTGTCAAAAGAGGAGAACCGTGATCTTATCAGCTCTCAGCATCTTCAGGTCAAACAGAGCTGGGAAAACCCTGGGGTCTACGCTTGGGGTTCCAATGTGGGCAAGGTGATCGATCCCAACTCCAAGGAGACTGTCGTCAAGCTTCCGAGACGGATCAAGTATTTCGATGGCCAGCTGTTGAGGGACATCAAATTATGCCAAGATTTTGGTGCGGCCGTCACGGAGAAGGGCAACCTTGTGCAATGGGGCCTGGGTTTCTCAAACACGGACCCGTCGCCTGTCGAGACgctcaagggcaaggacaTTTCCAAGATTACCATCTCCAACGACCGCATCATCGCACTCTCGTCCAACGGATCGGTGTACTCGGTCCCGGCGTCACAGAGCGGCTTGGTGTCAGGCTCAAAGTCGCTGCAACAGCCGCAgcagtcctcgtcctcctggATCCCCTTTTGGAGCTCGGTTGGACCAGAGTCGGTCAGGTTCAGAGACCTGACGCCCAAGAACCTAGCCTGGGGCGAGAAGGTCACCGACATCAGCAGTGGCCTGCAGCACAGCCTGCTACTGACCTCCAAGGGGCgcgtcttctccgccgccgctagCACGGTCGAGTTCCCTTCCAAGGGCCAGATGGGCGTCCCGGGCCTGAGCTGGACCTCGCGTCCGGCCGGGCCGTACGACCAGCCCCATGAGGTCACCGGTCTGTCGGGCTTCAACGTCGCCAAGAttgccgccggcgacttCCACTCGGCTGCTCTGACTAAGGACGGCAAGCTCTTCACCTTTGGCGATAACACATACGGCCAGCTCGGGCTGCCAGCGGAGCTGATGTACCAAAAGGTTGACGCGCCGGCTCTCCTGCCCACCGCTAAGCTCTATGCCAACACCGGCCTCATTCCCAAGATCACGACCATCGCCGCTGGGGGAAATAACACCTTTTTCACCGTGGACGCGACGGAGGCCAACAATGAGGACGCTGGTGGGGACCTCGCGCCGGCGCGCCGCATGCCCAAGGTCACGGCAGATCTCTGGGCGTGCGGCCAGGGCGTCtacggcgccctcggcacgGGCAAGTGGACGCACGTGACGCCTGGACCggtcaaggtcaaggcgCTGTCGTCGCTCTTCGAGTtcgacgagaagaacaacTGCATGGCGCCGATACGGCTGTCCCACGTCTCGGTAGGGAGCACGCAcgcgtcggcgacgatggacaACGTCACGCGGACGGGGGCCACGACGAGCAGCTCGGACCACGACACCAATTGGGGCGCTGACGTGCTCTTCTGGGGCGGCAACGAGCATTACCAGCTTGGCACGGGCAAGCGCAACAACCTGAACACGCCGAGCTACATCGGCGTGTTGGACGGGGGCGCTGGCGACGCGCTCTTGGGCCGGGCGGGCGAGGTGCACCGGTTCCAGCTCACGCCCCGGCAGACGgtccggctgggcaaggacggcaagggcaGGAAGGTCACTCTGGAACAGAAGGTGGAGTGCGGACGGTTCGTGACGGCGGCTTACTCGGCGGTTTAG
- a CDS encoding Protein-tyrosine phosphatase, with protein MDHLPKFRRKPKIPTISTTDVKTPPSRNGFDEQPPQQIYPSTNNNTNTVTVTGGRSPTPTKPGLRKSAFRGLHLRGSAKRGRSPPAASLPHSPPSPAIVSHDGIASSPASSKQKDKAGSENGNGSGSAGGSASGSKIGSKHGSVASESGKNSHESPWPKPRIPAFLNLSVPGTRSRPPRRRGGARRELIAGLHPDLENKFQDLVWLERERLAAGLASDADETAKWGSYKQTDMRRGLQDRYFNIKPWNHNRIKLRVPAEELDYVNASTISLSSPSNKELPPLRYIAMQGPTENSLDFVWRMVAEQLTSPVVIVQLTSFFENNQVKCFPYLPMDDTQGPWTINELDGWSDGWSATLSFDSLTTLEDGAIEVRKLLFRVGEEEEDRIIWHLLYTKWPDFGVPAVDDLASFFTLMRLSREYNTAPENPRIIHCSAGVGRTGTFITLEHLMRELDDGALDDYDGAGEGDDLIFATVDALREQRRSMVQAESQYLFLYQVLRKLWQEKYDVEDSDGDSEPAAKRLEVEELPT; from the coding sequence ATGGACCATCTCCCCAAATTTCGCAGGAAACCAAAGATCCCAACAATTTCCACGACAGACGTCAAgacccctccctcccgaAACGGCTTTGACGAGCAGCCGCCCCAGCAGATCTATCCCtccaccaacaacaacaccaacaccgtcaccgtcaccggcggcagGTCGCCAACCCCGACAAAGCCCGGCTTGCGCAAGTCGGCCTTTCGCGGTCTTCACCTGCGCGGCTCCGCTAAGCGCGGCCGCTCtcctcccgccgcctccctgCCGCattcgccgccctcgccagcTATTGTCTCCCACGACGGCATTGCCTCCTCCCCGGCATCGTCAAAACAGAAAGACAAGGCTGGGAGTGAGAACGGCAACGGGAGTGGTAGCGCTGGCGGCAGCGCCAGCGGTAGCAAGATCGGCAGCAAGCACGGCTCTGTCGCATCGGAGTCCGGGAAAAACAGCCACGAAAGCCCTTGGCCAAAGCCGAGGATCCCGGCTTTCCTCAACCTCTCGGTACCAGGTACGagatctcggccgcctcgcaGACGTGGAGGCGCAAGGCGGGAACTAATTGCTGGTTTGCACCCAGATCTAGAGAACAAGTTTCAGGACCTCGTCTGGCTGGAACGcgaacgcttggccgccggcctggcctCCGACGCCGATGAGACCGCGAAATGGGGTTCCTACAAGCAGACGGACATGCGAAGAGGCTTGCAGGATCGCTACTTTAACATTAAACCCTGGAACCACAACCGCATAAAGCTGCGCGTGCccgccgaggagcttgaCTACGTCAACGCCTCGACGATATCCCTCTCATCACCCTCGAACAAGGAGCTCCCTCCCTTGCGGTACATCGCCATGCAGGGCCCGACAGAGAACTCGCTCGACTTTGTTTGGCGCATGGTCGCCGAGCAGCTTACGTCTCCTGTCGTTATCGTCCAGCTCACGAGCTTTTTCGAGAACAACCAGGTCAAATGCTTCCCTTACCTGCCCATGGACGATACACAAGGCCCCTGGACGATAAATGAGCTGGATGGCTGGAGCGACGGCTGGAGCGCCACGCTGAGCTTCGACTCGCTCACCACTCTGGAGGACGGTGCCATCGAAGTCCGCAAGCTTCTGTTTCGCGttggtgaagaagaggaggaccGCATAATCTGGCATCTCCTCTACACCAAGTGGCCCGACTTCGGCGTCCCCGctgtcgacgacctcgcgAGCTTCTTCACACTCATGCGCCTGTCGCGCGAGTACAACACGGCGCCCGAGAACCCGCGCATCATTCACTGCAGCGCGGGCGTCGGGCGCACGGGAACCTTTATCACGCTGGAGCACCTAATGCGCGAGCTGGATGACGGTGCGCTCGACGACTacgacggcgcgggcgagggcgacgatcTCATTTTCGCAaccgtcgacgccctgcGGGAACAGCGCCGCAGCATGGTCCAGGCCGAGTCGCAGTACCTGTTCCTATACCAGGTGCTGCGCAAGCTGTGGCAAGAAAAATacgacgtcgaggacagCGACGGCGATAGCGAGCCTGCGGCTAAGAggctcgaggtcgaagagctGCCGACATGA